TTTACAGAAGTAAGCAATCTTAGAATTGTTATTGTTTTGTGACCATGTGGTCAGTACATCAGTAATGATTACATGATTATGTGCCTTCTCATTTAGTGTTCCACCATCTGTTGAAGAGGCATGGTTTCTAATTTACTTGTTTTAATTCAAGTTCAGTTTGGATATGGAATTGCGTTGTGACATTAAATGAAAGCATTTACTTGAGCAGATTTCTTGATGGCTAACCAAACAGCACAGACTACATGCCGATTAGAAATGTGTTTTAGTGCTTGATCTAAGATAAGACAACAATATTTATTTTCCTATGTGTGAAATAACTTCGCTAGATATTTGGGCCCTCATTTGCTCCTTGTAGATCTCACTTTTTGTCAAATTATCAATGTTCATTTCATGAGTTGAAGACCTTTAAAGGAGAATGTTGCTGTTTTTCAACCTAATCTGCATTTTTGATGTTAATTGCGTGTTATAAAAGGGTgaagacacttttttttttttgtgtgtgatttttacttgtttttgagaaacttaccccaGTCGTGATAGACTTCCTCATTGCAGTGTGCGGGCATCCAAAAAGCATATCCAAAAACCCCCAAATATGTGCTTTTAGAAACACGCTCTCAGTATcgtgatgcaggtctttagatgttgtacacatgcaATTGTGTCATTCCGAACTTCATCCGCAACGTTATATTCCATTTTGTGCAAGTCCAGCGGTTTCCCTCACCAGCTTGTGCTACTTCTCTGTGTAGCCTGCGCAGCAAAGAAGAAACGGTAAGTAAGTACATTCGTTTATTTGACACTTCTCAATATAAAAACTGACTTATACCCATAAGTTTAACaatgaaatatttttataaaaTTAGTAAGCTTTGGTTTTCAGATGTaagaatgtccttgtttttatttAACATCCACAGTTTTGGTGGCTTTCAACTTTCTAAATCCACCCTGAATCTACTCTTCCTGTGGGATCAAGATTTGCATCAAAACTAACCTAATCACACTACCTTGGAGTTTTGAAAAATGCAACTACAACTTTGAATGATCAGaataaaatgttcagttttgaaATACCCGATTCTAAGATTGAATCCCATCCGATTGACGAAATCCGATCAATAAAGTgaatttttaaaaaattataaaaagagCCTATGGGATGTTGAAGCGTTGGGTAAAACACTTTCCCTGGCTGCCACAGTAGTTAGGTGGTTTGTGTCAAACTGAATTGCGCACCTTTTGATTTATGATGGGGAGGTGTCCAGTGGTAATTAAAATACATAACCAGGTGGTTTCACCTGTGGTTGTAAACAGGCTTTGTGAGGTACTGATTTTGTGGGGATAgagtttgtgtgggggggggggggctgtagttATGTTAAGACTAAGTTGGCATGAAATAGTTTTATTTGGGGGTTGTCTGTGATTGATATATGTTGTAGCGTTAGGTAGGAACTTACGACCATAGATGTCAAATCTGTACCGTCTGATTTCTGTAGGAGAGTTAGACATTAAATATGTAACTTTGTTTTATTGCATTTGTGAGATCATTTAAGATAACTATTCAATGATGCTGCTGACAACAGTTTAAGAATTTCCATTGGTGATGGAAAAATGTCTTCTGTTCAGGGACATACAGTACGTCATCACGTACACTCTTTCATATTTTGGTCAGAGACTTATGTTAGGAACTCAGTCCTGCCGGTGGTCAATTGACGGGGTTGGTTGtggttagttttttttaaatggtctttTCACTCATGGTATACAGTAGATAACACCGTAAACCCAAGGCTAAATCTGCATAGACATTGTTAGTTCACTGTTACCTCAACATCAGTCGCGCCTCTCTAGACCCCATTCTATATTGTAGTAGATGTAGGGCGGTTTGCATCGAACTCTACTTAAAACTGCGATTTATGAAGGGGTTTGTCCTGAGGGGTTATTAAAAAAGGTAACCAAGTGGTCACCTTGCATTGTATGTAAGCACTTTTTATgtaggttttgtgtgtgtgccgTTGGTTAGTTTAGGCACTCAAGGCTGAGAGGAAGGGGTTGTCCTGTCCTGTGATCAGACCAACCAGTTTGAAACCACCAACAAACTAGACAATAGGTTGTCTCTTGTATCCAAGTGTCTGTGTTGGAAGTGAGGGTTAAGACATGTCTTTGCTCCCCTTTCCAAAAGGTTTAATAAATAGCCAGATGTGGGACATTAACCATGTCCATTGTGGTTAATTTATTTAGAACCAGAGAACAGGGGTGATTCCAACATGATTATGTTTACAAGTTGTTGAGGTGTTGAaaagctgaatgtaccgagctgtctgtttttaaatactagcacacagctcagacactctTGCAAACCCCAcatgacatgccaccagaggtctcttcacagtccccaagtccagaacagactattggAGGAGCACAATACTActtcatagagccatgactacatggaactctattccatatcaggtaactgatgcaagcagtagaatcaggtCAAAATACTCCTTATGgaacaccagtcaaaagttttagaacacgtactcattcaaaggtttttctttatttttactattttctacattgttgaataatagtgaagacgtcaaaactatgaaataacacatatggaatcacacagtaaccaaaaaagtgttaaacaaatcaaaatatattctagattcttcaaataaccaccctttgccttgatgacagctttgcacacttttggcattctctcaaccaattccttgaggtagacacctggaatgcatttcaattttaacaggtgtgccttcttaaaagttcaaaGTTGTGGTAAATCGTTCCTTCTGAATGCGTGcttaaccagcacggctaccacggcattctgcagcgatacgccaccccatctggtttgcacttagacCCACAATGACCCAAAATCTCTAGAGCACCTTTATTCCACACAGACAAAGCTCTTCCTCACCCTCCAAATCTAACCATAAcactatcctcctgattcttgcttacaagcaaaaactcaaacaggaagtacacgTGATAGGCTCAATTAGGAAGTGGTCCAATGAAGTGGATGCTAAGCTGAAGgggctgttttgctagcacagactggaatatgttctgggattcattcgATGGCATTAAGGAGTTTACCACATCGGTCACCGGCTTTAATAAGTGCATCAaagacatcatccccacagtgaccgtacgtactgtacatatcccaacccgAAGGCATGGatgacaggcaacatccgcactgagctaaaggctagagctgccacttttaAGTAGTAAGACactaacccggacgcttataagaaatcccgctatgccctctgaaccatcaaacaggcaaagcatcaatacaggactacaatcgaatcctactacaccgccTCTGGTGCTCATCGGAgagacagggcttgcaaactattgcgGATTACAAAGGGGAACCCCAGCCTGTGGTGGTTATTACTGTATTATCAAATGAGGggagacaaacttatcacacaagtcagttaTACTAAATCTTTTCACTTATAAGGGAGCAAGGTCACTACATGCACACAGAGTGAATGGGGTTAGAGCTCTAATAATAAGGGGTTTATATAGAACTGTCACTTCTCAGAGGCCCTTTTTTATGCCGTGTGACCAGGTTACTCAGAACCATTGAGAAATGGAAACGATACAGGTCTATCTGTTCCTCAAGCTTATCTCTATCCCATGTCCTTGACTACACTCCTAGACCAGCTGCGGGGAGTGAATGTTGAAGAGATGAAACCTCCTTTCTCAGAAGCACAGGATTGGCACTAAAGAAATGTCTTTACTATTGTTAAGCATATTAATTGTTAGCGATAAATATTAAACAGAAAAAAGGTAAATATGTGATTTTTCTGCCCAgcgacacaagcctaccagatgagctatactcacttcgaggcaaaccaacactgaaccatgcatgagagcatcagctgttcctgacgactgtgtgatcacactctccatagccgatgtgagcaagacctttaaacattcacaaggccgcagggccagacggattaccaggatgcgtactccgagcatgcgctaaCCAGCTGGCAAGAGTGTTCACTGAAATGTTCAACATCTCCCTGACACATTAtgtaataactacatgtttcaagcagaccaccataatccctggGACCAAGAATGCcatggtaacctgtctaaatgactacggccccgtagcactcacatctaacACCCGAACAGATCCATGGATgaagcaatctctattgcactccacactgccctttcgtACTTGGACAAaattaacacctatgtgagaatgctcagcgttcaacaccacagtgccctcgaagctcatccctgggattgaaccctcccccctgcaactggatcctggacttcctgacgggcccccCCAGGAGGCgatggtaggcaacaacacacatGCTACACTGACCCTCATCAAGGGgaccccctcaggggtgcgtgcttagtcccctcctgtactccctgttcacccacgactgtgtggccacccacgactccaacatcattaagttcgccgacgacacaacggtggtaggcctgatcaccggtgacgatgagacagccaatatggaggaagtcagagacctggcagtgtgttgccaggacaacaacctctccctcaacgttagtaagacaaaggagttgatcgttgagtacaggaaatggagggccgagcacAGCCCCTTTCACATCGACAAGGCTGTAGCGGAGAGGGTCGAGCGCGTCAattttcttggtgtccacatcgttaaggatctatcatggtctaaacacaccaacacagtcgtgtaGAGGGCACGATAATGCCTcttcccctcaggaggctgaaaagatttggcatgggccctcagatcctcaaatgtTCTACAGATACAGCATCGAGACcaacttgactggctgcatcactgcttggtgtgGCAACTCCTTGGCACCTGACCGCAAGGCATTAGAGGGCAGTGGATACGGACCAGCCGATCTCCCTGCCATCCGGGCagtgtcagactccagccacaaaaacaagattctctggtctgatgaaaccaagattgatctctttggcctgaatgccaagtgtcacatctgaaggaaacctggcaccatccctacggtgaagcatggtggtggcagcatcataatgTCAGGATGTCTTTCAGTGgccgggactgggagactagcaaggatcgagggaaagatggatggagaaaattacagagatccttgatgaaaacctgctccagagcgctccggaccttagactgggatgaaggttcaccctccaacaggacaatgaccctaagcacacagccaagacaacacagaagtggctttgggacaagcctctgaatgtccttgagtggtccagccagagcccggacttcaacccaatcgaacatctctggagatgcTCTGgagaagctccccatccaacctgacagagtttgagaggatccaTAGAGAATAATGGGATGAACTCCCCacatacaggtatgccaagcttgtagcgtcatacccaagaaggctcgaggctgcaaacgctgccaaaggtgcttcaacaaagtactgagtaaagggtctgaatacttatgtaaatgtcatattcagggtttttttcatacatttgcacATTTCTTAacttgtttttgatttgtcattatgggctattgtgtgtcgTTTGAGGGGGGAAATTTATTtcatgcattttagaataaggctgtaacgtaacaaaatgtggaaaaatgttaggggtctgaatactttccgaatgcattgtatatgTGGGGCTCCCGTGTAGCACAGTGATCTAAGACACACAGTGCAAGaggcagcaggtagactagtgtttagagtgttgggccagtaaccggaaggttgccggatcgaatcccagagctgtcaaggtgaaaatatgtcgttctgcccctgaacaaggcagttaacacactgtgcCCCGCTAGGCTGTCATTACAAATACGATTTTGTCTGATagaactgatagagacataccccaagcgacttacagctgtaatcgcagcaaaaggtggcgctacaaagtattaacttaagggggctgaataactttgcacgcccaatttttcagtttttgatttgttaaaaaaaaataagtttgaaaagtttgaaatatccaataaatgtcgttccacttcatgattgtgtcccacttgttgttgattcttcacaaaaatataaatgtatatctttgtttgaagcctgaaatgtggcaaaaggtcgcaaagttcaagggggccgaatactttcacaaggcactgtacatttccCAGAGCTTGAAACACCCACCTAATGGTGAAACGATTGTTTTTACACCCTTCAGACTTGGTGTGCAGGCCCTTAGGCATCTCTGAAAGTTTTCAATTGAACTGAATTGATAGATTGTAAATCCAGGATTAGCATGATTATACGACACAAAATGACAAAAATAACCACATTACTCATTTCACAATATAATCTTCATGTTTAATACAATAAAAGTGTGTTAACATAGGCATTCATTTGATGTGAAGTAATTTAAACATTGTATTGCCCCAGATTCAAAGGGGGCTGCAGAGTATGGCAATATTTAGTAAATtcacaataaaaacattttttgggtgGGGGGGGATTAGTCTCCCTATACTATATATTTGTTTTTCCAAATCTTTTATAATATGAGGACAATAGCATTTAACACCggaaagcatttaaaaaaaatattacttCTAAAAATATGATTTTTCCCTTAAATTCCATTCCAAAACAAGTGGAGCTAACACTCCTTTCAATACAGAATGGGCACTACATCACTGATAAGAGATTCATGTGTCGAGAGGATTCAAGAGTGCCATCTGTGTGATTGACAGGTATGTGTAAAATGTCTACTCGGTCGTCAGCATACTGTTCACTACTGTGGTTCATAGAAATATTGTGTaatcaggtaaaaaaaaaaagactgatGCAATAAAACTAagatggggggggtggggggaggagaaCGTAGCAAAGCTAGCACCGGATGTTTTCCCAAAGTGACTAGCAAACTATGGAAGCAATCCTGTAAATTGCGCTGGAACGTTGCAGCAACATTGGAAGAATGCAGTGTGCGAATTGAGACATGTGAATGATAACTTGTCACCACCAGTAATAGCTGCCTCTGCAGATGACAGAGTATTTCTGACTTTGGGACAAACATGCACTGAATATGCCATGACGACCTTAAATATGTATGTGTGCTTTTGAAAGCCACCAAAGTGCTGTCAATTGAAGGTATTAATGATCAAATGTATGTGACTATTGGACACTCAAACCATTTATCAATTGTCATGAGAATAACATTTAACAAACGTTTTGTGTTTCAGTTGTATAAACTTTCATACATTTCACGTATGTAAAATGTTAATGAATTAGATTTTTTAATTGAAGGACAATGCAAGGTGTCTTTAACCGTGGTAATAACTGACAATTTACCACACTGATATACAGTGAAACAATGTGGTCATTTGTGCTTTGAGACCAGATTCAGTTCACTTATCACATGGACTTCCTCCATTTTGACAAACAAATTCAGGCATACATCATTTTACAAGCAACGAAATGAGTGAATTTGTAGGCCAACATAAAGGGGTCTTTCAAAAGAAAAGTTTAATTATCCTTGGCCATTGATAAGCCATATATTGATCATGTATACtgggtataccaaacattaggaacaccttactaatacagagttgccctcagaacagtttattggggcatggactctacaaggtgtggaaagcgttccacagggatactggcccatgttgactccaatgcttcccacagttgtgtcaagttggctggatgtcctttgcgtggtggaccattcttgtaaaaaaaaaaaaaagaagctttgcagttcttcacacaaaCCGGTGGAAAGGCACCTAATACCATATCCCGTTTAAAAGGtgcttaaatcttttgtcttgcccattcaccctctcaaTGTAACACATGCACAATctatgtctcaaggcttacaaattCTTCTTTagcctgtttcctccccttcatatatactgattgaagtggatttaactaagggatcatagctttcacctggtcagtctatgtcgtgggaagagcaggtgttcttaatgttttgtatactcagtgtaaataCATTGACTCCAGTGGATAAAGTTTACTGACAAGCTTCATCATCTTCAACCTAATGAATTCATGTGTGTACATATAAACTGGCAAAATCTCAAATCCTCCTTGCTTGTGGTATGATGGAACATTTTCTGTGCCCTTGACCAAAAAACACACACCGTTTTTTTTTTCATGCAACAGATTAGCACTCTTTCCTGACAATTGTGCCAGTGAAACTCAAAATCCACAAAAAATAAATCTCACTCACAAAGAAACCTGAGGATGACAGTAAAATGTAATCTTTAACAGTCACTGCTGGGAGTGCATTCTTGGTATGAATAGTTAAATTATCCGTACTTGACTTTGTTACCTCTGTTACATGGGATCATATGACAAGTGATTGCTCTTTGAGTGAGACCTAATCCCTTTTTAGGATTAATGATATTGTAAAAACATTAAGACAAATAGCCAAAAATTTAAATTGTACATTTTCCAGCCGCTACCCTCCTGATTCAGTTGAAATTCAGCATATTGCCGTGATCTTTCATAAGGTAAGGTGCTTTTAAACTGACCCGTGTAGCCTACATTCTTAGACAATTATTATGCTGCTGCGATAAGCAAGTCCCCTCTAATagtctgatgtccttacacactTAATGAGACGTGGCTCTCCCAACCAACTAGGATCCTTACAGGGAATGTTTGATCTGGTTTCCGTGTGGGTGTATAACGTCAGCAAATAATCCCCACGGTGTTTCATAAACACAGTGGCAGTGTCCAATTACCCATACTTGCGTTCTAAATAGAAGGCATGTTGAGTATGCAAAAAATGTTTAGTTTTATATTATGTGAACTTTAGTACGCTTTAAAATGCCAAGATGTcatacttatttcagcttttcatctaGCAGAATTTGCTGCACACTACTTAGTAAGAGAACCGTCTTTCGAGACCCACGTGtctgacaacagctgataatggCAGTACTCAACGCAATTGCGCATTAGATTAGGCATTGTTAGTAGGATGAGCCTAGTATGCTGATATGTGTAGCTTACTGCATTTATTTTTACTGAACAGTGCattctaaatagtatgtagtactATCAGTACCACAGTATGCAGCTTGAGTAGTAGGCAAGCCAGTTTTCGGACATGGCCAATGTCTCTAGAAATCTACTTCATGTCAAGAAATGCCCCCTTCCCTCCAAAACTAAAATAAATGCCCTGAGGCATAAATAATGTTAGCTGGGATCTTGGCCAATCAATCAAATGCTTGTACGCATGTCCAAATTTGGACAAGCTGGAAAATGAACAAGAACATTTCCAGATATTACAGATTTCAGATATAACTGATTTCTAACAACCCTACAAAACTGGCAGCAAATTTCCTGGGTCAGTAAAATAACATGGATATTTCACACAGCCTGTTGACAAAAACCAGATCAAATGTGACATCATTATTCCTAGGAATAACCTGAAGAGGCAAGTATCACCACCAACACATGAACGCAGCGTGCCACTGTATAAATTTATTTGGAGAGCTTGTTTTGTGCCCAGCTACGCTACACGTGCAAAACGGCGTTCTCTCCCAAACCGCGCAGCATCCTGCTGGACCTGGATCAACCCTGAGACCACTCGGTTAGTGCGTGTGGTTTAGTTAGTCTGTGGTCAATGACGGTCAGTTAAAATACAGCTCCTTGGTCAGCATGGAGACCACGCAGGGGATCTGCTTCTTCTCGCTGAAACGTGGGTCCTCGGACCATGACTCGAAGCTGGTGGCTACCATGTAGTTGACACGTGTGAGGATCTGCATGATCTCCAGCTGCTTACCAAACTCATTGAGGACgttgcagagtgcctggacaaaCCAGGAGCCGCGCCCAGGGTTCCTCCACGAATAGTACCCTGGAAGAGTAGTTGCGTCACTCTCTCCAATTGGCActgatgcacgcacacacgctcacacactttACAAGTGCACAGACAGATTCTCTCACACAGTAACAAACACTATGGAAACAACTGGATAGTGGATGTGCGTTACCAGCTACCATGGTTGATTGAAACAACCAGGGTGTGAGGTAGAGATGGTGGCTGTGGGATTTCTGTCAGACTATCGGTGCATTTAGGAGCGGGCGAACTAGTTTAGCTGGAAATGTACAAGAATGCTGTGGGTTACCTGGCACGGTGGAGTAGGCAAAAAGGAAATCTGCCTCGACAGGAATCTTGTGCCTGGGATTTGCATCTGTTTCCAGGGTATCATTGGGGGGCCCGGAATCAGTCTGTATGCCATCATCGAACTCAGAACCTCGACAAGCCTGGTGAATCAAATGAAAGTTGAGATCAGGAATATCTTTTCAAGGACCTAGTAAAAAGAACCTCGACAAGCCTGGTGAATCAAATGAAAGTTGAGATCAGGAATATCTTTTCAAGGACCTAGTAAAAAGGGCAATATGTCTTATTAAGTTCTACAAATATGGCTGTATAGTTAGTAATCTGTCCATCAAGAAAAACAGTCACCTTGCATATAAATGGGATAACCATAATCTatatacatttctaaaaataaGAGGTCCTGTAATTCAGCCTTGTGGAACACCATAAATTATTTACAAGTCCTTTTATTTCAAAACTGCACAGCTCACTTACAGACATTGGGTAAACTATCTAGTTTGCCCTATGACCTAATAATCTTCACCTCAAATGAATTCTAAAATCTCAAAACGTATGAAAAAGAAAATCAGCATCTTGTATTCTAGGGTTAGACAACCTTTCACGTTCTGGTTCGAACCAGGTGCCAGCTGACAATATTTAACCATGATTAATCATCTACCTCTTCTATAAGTTTAAGATGCTAAGCTCAACAATACATGCTTTAAATCAAGCCTAGCTAGAACAAAAGCCTGGGCTTTGTGAAGCTGCCCAGCCCAGTGTTGGCTTTGGCCCTCACCTGGATGAAGAAGAGCTTGGGCTTGCCCACTAGACTCTTGCACATGTCACCCCTGAAGAGTGAGGTCATGCTCTTGATGGGCATGGCTCCGTCAGTGCCATAGATCATACCCTCCTCACCGTGACTCAGCAGGATGCAAGCAAAGCAGGAGCTGTCGCTGTAGTCCTCCTCTGAggctaggacacacacacacacacacacttttagggTTAAATAAACTTTTTAAATGCATTGCCATTCCCAGTTTCCTATTTATTGTCACCCTTATTTATGTGGGATGTCAATAAAAAGTAAGTAAAAG
The sequence above is a segment of the Oncorhynchus kisutch isolate 150728-3 linkage group LG25, Okis_V2, whole genome shotgun sequence genome. Coding sequences within it:
- the casp7 gene encoding caspase-7, whose product is MAAEEPDVTPLEGEVEELEDVTDAKPDRKGRFLLFGFKKNKDGKTREQDYSSESHYRIVSPTFQYKMSHQRVGKCIIINNKNFDEKTGMNVRNGTDRDAGELFKCFKSLGFDVCIYNDQTCEKMERLLREASEEDYSDSSCFACILLSHGEEGMIYGTDGAMPIKSMTSLFRGDMCKSLVGKPKLFFIQACRGSEFDDGIQTDSGPPNDTLETDANPRHKIPVEADFLFAYSTVPGYYSWRNPGRGSWFVQALCNVLNEFGKQLEIMQILTRVNYMVATSFESWSEDPRFSEKKQIPCVVSMLTKELYFN